The following coding sequences lie in one Klebsiella huaxiensis genomic window:
- a CDS encoding MFS transporter has protein sequence MSHSIQQQSLDAKNDFEKIIVTKTTRKLVPLMVLMYIVAYIDRQNISFAKLQMVDSLGWSEAAFGLGASLFFIGYLVFSVPGNLILSKVGAKRWFTISLLSWGVITMALAWTEKMSTFYALRFILGVAEASFYPGLIYYSTKWFPLKYRPRIVGYLVTASMVANMIGAPINGSLLSMHGFMGLEGWQWLFLATGVLALLLIAPVLLWFPQGPEQAHFLNKEEKSWLIKKLAAEQDANTDKSVNSLGKSLTDWRVLALALVYGFICFGAYGISYWMPTIVKTFGASDMMNGLVNMIPWAMVIIMLRWITSKPERTENPYINVALPMFTAAICLLLSVWTFSQPVISFICICGVVLSVFAIQPCFWNLTKFLSGATAAAGIAIINSLANLGGFFAQNTIPLVRDLEKSDSAPMLYLSAVMLIGGVVTILIIRWLKNIAIKDTQTVTQ, from the coding sequence ATGAGTCATTCAATACAACAACAGTCCCTGGATGCGAAAAATGATTTCGAAAAAATCATCGTAACAAAAACGACCAGGAAACTTGTTCCACTGATGGTATTGATGTACATCGTGGCGTATATAGATCGTCAGAATATTAGTTTTGCTAAATTACAAATGGTAGATAGCCTCGGATGGAGTGAAGCGGCTTTTGGACTCGGCGCATCGCTTTTTTTCATCGGTTATTTAGTTTTCAGCGTTCCCGGAAATTTAATATTATCAAAAGTAGGTGCTAAGCGCTGGTTCACTATTAGCTTATTGTCATGGGGAGTCATTACCATGGCGCTGGCGTGGACCGAAAAAATGTCAACGTTTTACGCCTTACGTTTCATTCTTGGCGTTGCCGAAGCCAGCTTTTATCCTGGGTTAATTTACTACTCCACTAAATGGTTCCCTTTAAAGTATCGACCACGTATTGTCGGTTATTTAGTCACGGCAAGTATGGTCGCAAATATGATTGGCGCCCCAATTAATGGCTCTCTGCTTAGTATGCATGGTTTTATGGGACTGGAGGGATGGCAATGGTTATTTCTGGCAACTGGAGTGCTCGCACTTCTGCTGATTGCCCCAGTGCTGCTATGGTTCCCGCAAGGCCCGGAACAGGCTCACTTCTTAAACAAAGAAGAGAAAAGCTGGTTAATTAAAAAACTGGCGGCCGAACAGGATGCCAACACCGATAAATCGGTCAATAGCTTAGGTAAGTCACTAACCGACTGGCGCGTTCTGGCCCTCGCGCTGGTATACGGATTCATCTGCTTTGGCGCCTACGGTATCAGCTACTGGATGCCGACTATCGTTAAAACCTTCGGTGCTTCGGATATGATGAATGGCCTGGTCAATATGATCCCATGGGCGATGGTTATCATCATGTTGCGCTGGATAACCAGTAAGCCAGAACGTACCGAGAACCCTTATATTAATGTCGCATTACCTATGTTTACTGCCGCAATATGCCTGCTGCTCTCGGTCTGGACATTCTCACAGCCGGTTATTAGCTTCATCTGTATTTGCGGCGTTGTATTATCAGTATTTGCGATTCAACCTTGCTTCTGGAATTTAACTAAGTTTCTTTCAGGCGCAACGGCGGCAGCAGGTATTGCTATTATTAACTCACTGGCAAACCTGGGTGGATTCTTCGCGCAAAACACCATTCCTCTGGTACGTGACTTAGAAAAAAGCGACTCAGCACCAATGCTATATTTAAGCGCAGTTATGCTTATCGGCGGTGTTGTCACAATCTTAATTATTCGCTGGTTAAAGAATATTGCTATCAAGGACACTCAAACGGTTACACAGTAA
- the ilvC gene encoding ketol-acid reductoisomerase has product MANYFNTLNLRQQLAQLGKCRFMGRDEFADGASYLQGKKVVIVGCGAQGLNQGLNMRDSGLDISYALRKEAIAEKRASWRKATENGFKVGTYEELVPQADLVVNLTPDKQHSDVVRSVQPLMKDGAALGYSHGFNVVEVGEQIRKDITVVMVAPKCPGTEVREEYKRGFGVPTLIAVHPENDPKGEGMAIAKAWAAATGGHRAGVLESSFVAEVKSDLMGEQTILCGMLQAGSLLCFDKLVEEGTDPAYAEKLIQFGWETITEALKQGGITLMMDRLSNPAKLRAYALSEQLKEIMAPLFQKHMDDIISGEFSSGMMADWANDDKKLLTWREETGKTAFETAPQFEGKIGEQEYFDKGVLMIAMVKAGVELAFETMVDSGIIEESAYYESLHELPLIANTIARKRLYEMNVVISDTAEYGNYLFSYACVPLLKEFMTTLQTGDLGKAIAEGAVDNAQLRDVNEAVRGHAIEQVGKKLRGYMTDMKRIAVAG; this is encoded by the coding sequence ATGGCTAACTACTTTAATACACTGAACCTGCGCCAGCAGCTGGCACAGCTGGGTAAATGTCGCTTTATGGGCCGCGACGAATTCGCCGACGGCGCGAGCTACCTTCAGGGTAAAAAAGTGGTCATCGTCGGCTGTGGCGCTCAGGGTCTGAACCAGGGCCTGAACATGCGTGACTCCGGTCTGGATATCTCTTACGCCCTGCGTAAAGAAGCGATTGCCGAGAAGCGCGCTTCCTGGCGTAAAGCGACTGAAAACGGCTTTAAAGTTGGTACCTACGAAGAGCTGGTTCCGCAGGCAGATCTGGTGGTTAACCTGACTCCAGATAAACAGCACTCCGACGTTGTGCGTTCTGTGCAGCCGCTGATGAAAGACGGCGCAGCGCTGGGTTACTCCCACGGTTTCAACGTCGTGGAAGTGGGCGAGCAGATCCGTAAAGACATCACCGTTGTGATGGTGGCACCGAAGTGCCCGGGTACCGAAGTGCGTGAAGAGTACAAACGTGGTTTTGGTGTGCCGACGCTGATCGCGGTTCACCCGGAAAACGACCCGAAAGGCGAAGGTATGGCGATTGCCAAAGCCTGGGCTGCTGCAACCGGCGGTCACCGTGCGGGCGTACTGGAATCCTCTTTCGTCGCGGAAGTGAAATCTGACCTGATGGGCGAACAGACTATCCTGTGCGGTATGCTGCAGGCTGGTTCTCTGCTGTGCTTCGATAAGCTGGTGGAAGAAGGTACTGACCCGGCATATGCTGAAAAACTGATTCAGTTCGGCTGGGAAACTATCACCGAAGCGCTGAAGCAGGGCGGCATCACCCTGATGATGGACCGTCTGTCCAACCCGGCTAAGCTGCGTGCTTACGCGCTGTCTGAACAGCTGAAAGAGATTATGGCGCCGCTATTCCAGAAGCACATGGACGACATCATCTCCGGTGAATTTTCCTCTGGTATGATGGCTGACTGGGCCAACGACGATAAGAAACTGCTGACCTGGCGTGAAGAGACCGGTAAAACCGCGTTCGAAACCGCACCGCAGTTTGAAGGCAAAATTGGCGAGCAAGAGTACTTTGATAAAGGCGTTCTGATGATTGCGATGGTGAAAGCGGGCGTTGAACTGGCGTTCGAAACCATGGTTGATTCTGGCATCATCGAAGAGTCTGCTTACTACGAATCACTGCATGAACTGCCGCTGATCGCCAACACCATCGCCCGTAAGCGTCTGTACGAAATGAACGTGGTTATCTCCGATACCGCAGAATACGGTAACTACCTGTTCTCTTACGCTTGCGTACCGCTGCTGAAAGAGTTCATGACTACCCTGCAGACCGGCGACCTGGGCAAAGCGATTGCTGAAGGCGCGGTAGATAACGCCCAGCTGCGCGATGTGAACGAAGCGGTTCGCGGCCACGCTATCGAGCAGGTTGGTAAGAAACTGCGCGGCTACATGACCGACATGAAACGCATTGCCGTCGCTGGCTAA
- the ppiC gene encoding peptidylprolyl isomerase PpiC produces the protein MAKTAAAMHILVKEEKLALDLLEQIKNGGDFEKLAKKHSTCPSGKKGGHLGEFKQGQMVPAFDKVVFSCPELEPTGPLHTQFGYHIIKVLYRK, from the coding sequence ATGGCTAAAACAGCGGCAGCAATGCACATCCTGGTTAAAGAAGAGAAACTGGCCCTCGACCTGCTGGAGCAGATTAAAAACGGCGGCGATTTCGAGAAACTGGCGAAGAAACACTCTACTTGCCCTTCAGGCAAAAAAGGCGGCCACTTAGGTGAATTCAAACAGGGCCAGATGGTTCCTGCGTTTGATAAAGTCGTGTTCTCCTGCCCGGAGCTGGAACCTACCGGCCCGCTGCACACCCAGTTCGGCTATCACATCATCAAAGTGCTGTACCGCAAATAA
- the ilvY gene encoding HTH-type transcriptional activator IlvY, translating to MDLRDLKTFLHLADSRHFGRSARAMHVSPSTLSRQIQRLEEDLGQALFIRDNRTVTLTEAGEELRVFAQQTLLQYQQLRHTIDQQGPSLSGELHIFCSVTAAYSHLPPILDRFRAEHPSVEIKLTTGDAADAMEKVVTGEADLAIAGKPETLPGAVAFSMLENLAVVLIAPALPCPVRNQVSADEPDWSTVPFIMADQGPVRRRIELWFRRNKISNPSIYATVGGHEAMVSMVALGCGVALLPEVVLENSPEPVRNRVMILERSDEKTPFELGVCAPKKRLHEPLIDAFWKIVLERKIEEGK from the coding sequence GTGGATTTACGCGATCTAAAAACCTTCCTGCATCTGGCGGATAGCCGCCACTTTGGCCGCAGCGCTCGGGCGATGCACGTCAGCCCCTCTACGCTTTCCCGGCAAATTCAACGGCTGGAAGAGGATCTCGGTCAGGCGCTGTTTATTCGCGATAACCGTACGGTAACGCTCACCGAAGCGGGCGAAGAGCTACGCGTCTTTGCCCAACAGACGCTGTTGCAATATCAGCAATTACGCCACACCATCGATCAGCAAGGACCGTCTCTGTCGGGTGAGCTACATATTTTCTGCTCGGTGACGGCCGCCTACAGCCATCTGCCGCCCATTCTCGACCGCTTTCGCGCCGAACACCCGTCGGTGGAGATTAAGCTCACCACCGGCGATGCCGCTGACGCAATGGAAAAAGTGGTCACCGGAGAAGCTGACCTGGCGATAGCAGGGAAACCGGAGACGCTGCCCGGCGCGGTGGCGTTCTCCATGCTGGAAAATCTGGCGGTGGTACTGATCGCCCCGGCGTTACCCTGCCCGGTGCGCAATCAGGTCTCCGCCGACGAACCCGACTGGTCAACGGTGCCGTTTATCATGGCCGACCAGGGGCCAGTACGCCGCCGCATTGAGCTGTGGTTTCGCCGTAATAAAATCAGCAATCCGTCAATTTATGCCACGGTCGGTGGTCACGAGGCGATGGTGTCGATGGTGGCGCTGGGCTGCGGCGTGGCGCTGCTGCCTGAGGTGGTGCTGGAAAACAGCCCGGAACCGGTACGCAACCGCGTGATGATTTTAGAGCGCAGCGATGAGAAAACGCCGTTTGAGCTGGGCGTCTGCGCGCCCAAAAAGCGGCTGCATGAGCCGCTAATTGATGCCTTCTGGAAGATTGTGCTGGAGAGAAAAATCGAAGAGGGCAAGTGA
- a CDS encoding DUF1360 domain-containing protein, with protein MTETLTTCLMIAMAASSISMTVTQTELFAVFREWTAKKNALMGHLFQCFYCLSHWVVFGGMAVYRPALLNSGFALIDWVMTAFIVITLTTLINGLMFKVFQAAVSTHVMKYEAQKLLQPHK; from the coding sequence ATGACTGAAACCTTAACCACCTGCCTGATGATTGCGATGGCGGCGAGCAGTATTTCGATGACGGTGACGCAGACGGAGCTGTTTGCTGTGTTTCGAGAATGGACGGCGAAGAAGAACGCGCTGATGGGCCACTTGTTCCAGTGCTTCTACTGCTTAAGTCACTGGGTCGTTTTTGGCGGGATGGCGGTATATCGCCCGGCGCTACTGAACAGCGGCTTTGCGCTGATTGACTGGGTAATGACGGCGTTTATCGTGATTACCCTCACCACGCTAATTAACGGCCTGATGTTTAAAGTTTTCCAGGCCGCCGTCAGTACCCATGTGATGAAATACGAAGCGCAGAAGCTTCTTCAGCCGCATAAATAA
- a CDS encoding sugar kinase translates to MKQFDILSFGEPLFEFNQLPTEHSEQHYLSGFGGDTSNFAISAARQGAQVAMLTRLGDDVFGQNFRALWDEEKVDHQWVGAHKTAPTGIYFISHNEQGHHFTFYRKGSAASTMTVDDINESAIAAARLFHSSAITHAIGNNVSDALFHAIELCKKHQTLISFDTNLRLKLWPLARARAIIHETIRHVDYCMPSLDEARLLTGKHHADEITDFYLQLGAKNVVLKMGAEGAMFANENRRVIYSGHKVATVDATGAGDCFSGAFLYRIIKGDSPEDALCYANAAAALTTTGYGAVAPIPRQPQVEVLIQQTQSQ, encoded by the coding sequence ATGAAGCAGTTCGATATTCTTTCATTTGGTGAACCCCTTTTCGAATTCAATCAGCTTCCCACGGAGCATTCTGAGCAGCATTACCTCAGCGGATTTGGCGGTGATACGTCAAATTTCGCCATCAGCGCAGCGCGACAAGGTGCTCAGGTTGCCATGTTAACCCGCCTCGGTGACGACGTATTTGGTCAGAATTTCCGCGCATTATGGGACGAAGAAAAGGTCGATCATCAATGGGTTGGTGCGCATAAAACAGCCCCGACGGGTATCTATTTTATTTCGCACAATGAACAAGGCCATCACTTTACCTTTTATCGTAAAGGCTCTGCGGCCTCAACGATGACTGTCGATGATATCAATGAGTCCGCGATTGCGGCCGCACGCTTATTTCACAGCTCAGCTATCACGCACGCCATTGGTAATAACGTCAGCGATGCGCTTTTTCACGCCATTGAATTATGCAAAAAACACCAAACGCTGATTTCCTTCGACACCAATCTGCGGCTCAAACTGTGGCCATTAGCCCGCGCCCGCGCCATCATTCATGAAACGATCCGTCATGTAGATTACTGCATGCCCAGCCTTGATGAAGCTCGTCTGCTCACTGGGAAACACCATGCAGATGAAATTACGGATTTCTATCTCCAGCTTGGGGCAAAGAATGTAGTGTTAAAAATGGGTGCGGAAGGCGCGATGTTTGCCAATGAGAACCGGCGGGTCATCTATTCTGGCCATAAAGTCGCCACCGTCGATGCAACCGGAGCCGGGGACTGTTTCTCAGGCGCTTTCCTTTATCGCATTATCAAAGGCGATTCGCCGGAAGATGCGCTGTGCTACGCCAATGCCGCCGCTGCGCTCACGACAACCGGTTATGGTGCCGTCGCGCCTATTCCTCGCCAGCCACAAGTTGAAGTATTGATCCAGCAAACTCAATCACAGTAA
- a CDS encoding RraA family protein — protein MYSKDIIDGFRAIFSTASVADACDQILGKTMFLPFEIKNRINDKKIVGPAVTIYEDVTDEKLPPQHALDAIDESASGSVIVITGNPSLETVAVWGGLMTAGAVANKHEAAVLNGGVRDLAEIRRDYDFPVYAKTVTPGTTLGRFKTISANQPVTIGDVTVNPGDLIVGDIDGVVCVPQAVAAEVLALAQSIDSRELEQAKLIIQSGSLREGLAKYGRI, from the coding sequence ATGTACAGCAAAGATATTATCGACGGTTTTCGCGCTATTTTTTCGACCGCTTCTGTCGCTGATGCCTGCGATCAGATCCTCGGCAAGACCATGTTCCTGCCTTTTGAAATCAAAAACCGCATCAACGACAAAAAAATCGTTGGTCCGGCCGTCACTATTTATGAAGACGTCACTGACGAAAAACTGCCGCCGCAGCATGCGCTGGACGCGATTGACGAATCCGCCAGCGGTTCGGTCATCGTCATTACCGGCAACCCGTCGCTGGAAACCGTTGCCGTCTGGGGCGGGCTAATGACCGCCGGGGCCGTTGCCAATAAACATGAGGCCGCAGTGTTGAACGGCGGCGTCCGTGACCTGGCGGAGATCCGTCGCGATTACGATTTCCCGGTTTACGCCAAGACCGTAACCCCAGGCACTACGCTTGGTCGTTTCAAGACCATTTCAGCCAACCAGCCCGTCACCATCGGCGATGTCACGGTGAATCCAGGGGATTTGATTGTTGGGGATATCGACGGCGTGGTGTGCGTACCACAGGCGGTCGCTGCCGAAGTCTTAGCGCTGGCGCAATCCATTGATAGCCGCGAGCTGGAACAGGCCAAACTGATTATTCAGTCCGGTTCTCTGCGTGAAGGCCTGGCGAAATACGGCCGAATCTAA
- a CDS encoding Crp/Fnr family transcriptional regulator, producing MDAMKKAEFSVAWLAGLSEIVGDPQLYELLKYCPLEIMQRWRFEEIPRGAFICRQGEICQRFSLIITGEVDVFYEAEDGRRYQQARYGKGDMLGELEIFESRQYICSVVAVGHVQLLSLSQEHFCRWLALDNHFNQRMLRFFSQQYYQLSKKASSDNLYSLHQRMCQALWQRYQQDGANEILLNKQNLSQEFAATTRSINRILHDLKALQIIDTDGERIVLLAPDKLKQEADIG from the coding sequence ATGGATGCAATGAAAAAAGCTGAATTTTCAGTCGCCTGGCTTGCCGGGCTTAGCGAGATTGTTGGCGATCCGCAGCTGTATGAATTACTGAAATATTGCCCACTGGAAATTATGCAGCGTTGGCGCTTTGAAGAAATTCCGCGCGGCGCGTTTATCTGTCGACAGGGTGAAATATGCCAGCGTTTTTCTCTGATTATCACCGGTGAGGTCGATGTCTTTTATGAGGCAGAAGATGGGCGTCGTTACCAGCAGGCTCGCTACGGTAAGGGCGACATGTTGGGTGAACTCGAAATCTTCGAGTCGCGCCAGTACATCTGCTCGGTTGTCGCAGTTGGCCATGTACAGCTGCTGAGTTTGTCGCAGGAGCATTTTTGCCGTTGGCTGGCGTTAGATAACCATTTTAACCAGCGGATGCTGCGCTTTTTTAGCCAGCAATATTACCAGCTGTCGAAAAAGGCCAGCAGTGACAACCTCTACTCGCTGCATCAGCGGATGTGCCAGGCATTATGGCAGCGCTATCAACAGGATGGCGCGAATGAAATCTTGCTGAATAAGCAGAACCTTAGCCAGGAGTTTGCGGCGACGACCCGCAGTATTAATCGTATTTTGCATGACCTGAAAGCGTTACAGATTATTGATACCGATGGTGAACGCATTGTGTTGTTAGCCCCTGACAAATTAAAGCAGGAGGCTGATATCGGATAA
- a CDS encoding DUF2461 domain-containing protein — translation MAGRFQGFAQEGLNFLQQVCIENDKTWFEEHRFIYDRSILTPFRALVDDLAPAMLEIDPQLETRSAIGKTLSRIHRDTRFSHDKSLYRSRMWLTFKRSAKNWTDAPAYFFEISPDTLRYGLGYYSASKPTMDLFRHTLKRRPEQFLEVASCCRAPFELVGESYKRPLVKDLEPTISDWYHRKSFAAMATDNDVEKLFHADLVTLLADGFRQLEPLYQWLMTVETMKQIDSADL, via the coding sequence ATGGCGGGACGCTTTCAGGGCTTTGCACAAGAAGGGCTTAATTTTCTGCAGCAGGTATGTATCGAGAACGATAAAACCTGGTTTGAAGAGCACCGTTTTATTTATGATCGCAGCATACTCACGCCGTTTCGCGCGCTGGTGGATGATTTAGCACCCGCGATGTTGGAGATCGACCCACAGCTAGAGACCCGCTCCGCTATCGGCAAAACCTTATCGCGCATTCATCGCGATACCCGTTTTTCGCACGACAAGTCCCTTTATCGCAGCCGGATGTGGCTGACCTTTAAGCGTTCAGCTAAAAACTGGACGGATGCCCCGGCATATTTCTTTGAAATCAGTCCGGATACGTTGCGTTACGGGTTGGGCTACTACAGCGCCAGTAAACCGACGATGGATCTGTTTCGCCACACGTTGAAACGGCGTCCGGAGCAGTTTCTGGAAGTTGCTAGCTGCTGTCGGGCACCGTTTGAACTGGTGGGGGAGAGCTATAAGCGGCCGTTGGTCAAAGACCTCGAACCGACTATTTCAGACTGGTATCACCGTAAATCTTTCGCGGCGATGGCGACGGATAACGACGTGGAAAAACTCTTCCACGCCGATCTGGTCACGCTGCTGGCGGATGGATTCCGCCAACTGGAGCCGCTGTATCAATGGTTAATGACGGTAGAAACGATGAAGCAAATTGACTCGGCTGATCTATAG
- the ppiC gene encoding peptidylprolyl isomerase PpiC yields MAKSAAALHILVKDEKLAQEILTKLDRGVSFDHLAKRYSKCPSGRNGGDLGEFNQGVMVGPFDKAAFSCPLLKPYGPVKTKFGYHIIKVLYRR; encoded by the coding sequence ATGGCAAAGAGCGCAGCAGCCCTGCACATCCTGGTAAAAGACGAAAAGCTGGCACAGGAGATCCTTACGAAGCTGGATCGCGGCGTGAGTTTTGATCACCTGGCAAAGCGCTATTCAAAGTGCCCATCCGGCCGCAACGGCGGCGATCTTGGTGAATTTAATCAAGGGGTAATGGTCGGGCCGTTTGATAAAGCCGCCTTCAGTTGCCCGCTGCTAAAGCCTTACGGGCCGGTCAAAACCAAGTTCGGCTACCATATCATTAAGGTGCTATATCGCCGCTAG
- a CDS encoding GntR family transcriptional regulator, translated as MTTDLLKDVIYRRIRDMIINGTLPMGCKISESALATRLSSTKAPVRDALRRLQSEGLVHIRPKSGTFVFNLSDIEFNGLLEFRYFVEAKALRLSLHRNQRQLVQALSSYLDHMTFCLENNSTHEYIRLDNLFHEALFTYCGNAYLQQSYVLISAQMATIRNYLGSNDEHMHRSHQQHVAIIQAIQDADAEKALQALQEHILPEKGAYWGQFG; from the coding sequence ATGACAACGGACTTACTCAAAGACGTTATTTATCGTCGTATCAGAGATATGATCATTAACGGCACATTACCGATGGGCTGCAAAATATCAGAATCAGCCCTCGCGACGCGTTTATCTTCCACTAAAGCGCCGGTACGCGACGCCTTGAGACGTCTGCAAAGCGAGGGGCTGGTACATATCCGCCCAAAAAGCGGGACCTTTGTTTTCAATCTGAGCGATATTGAGTTCAATGGATTGCTGGAGTTTCGTTATTTTGTTGAGGCAAAAGCGCTGAGGCTGTCCCTGCATCGCAATCAGCGCCAGCTAGTACAAGCATTATCTTCCTATCTCGATCACATGACGTTTTGTCTGGAAAATAACTCCACGCATGAATATATTCGCCTCGATAATCTGTTCCACGAGGCTTTATTCACCTATTGCGGCAATGCCTATTTACAGCAATCCTACGTCCTTATTTCCGCACAGATGGCGACAATTCGTAATTACCTTGGCAGCAATGACGAGCATATGCACCGCTCTCATCAACAACATGTCGCAATCATTCAGGCCATCCAGGATGCGGATGCGGAAAAAGCGCTCCAGGCATTACAGGAACACATCCTTCCAGAAAAAGGCGCGTATTGGGGACAATTCGGCTAA
- a CDS encoding Rrf2 family transcriptional regulator: MKINNSFSATLHILLHLEQMDKPLTSEQMASFIDGNPAFIRKLLAGLRENSIVCATKGHHGGWRLCRPVSDITLYDIYMALGEPALFALGNRSENPQCLVEQGVNRVMSETLADAQTLILDRFKRLTLQDIGSEFISYFNDKGHDHD, from the coding sequence ATGAAAATAAACAACTCATTCTCAGCCACGCTGCACATCTTGCTTCACCTGGAGCAGATGGATAAGCCCCTGACGTCGGAACAGATGGCCTCTTTTATTGATGGCAATCCGGCGTTCATCCGCAAATTGCTTGCCGGACTCAGGGAAAACAGTATCGTCTGTGCCACTAAGGGGCACCACGGCGGCTGGCGGCTCTGCCGACCGGTCAGTGACATTACGCTTTACGACATCTATATGGCGCTCGGCGAACCGGCGCTGTTTGCGCTTGGCAACCGCAGCGAAAACCCGCAGTGCCTGGTGGAGCAGGGGGTAAACCGGGTGATGTCAGAGACGCTCGCCGACGCGCAGACGCTAATCCTCGATCGCTTTAAGCGCCTGACGTTGCAGGATATTGGCAGCGAATTTATCAGCTACTTCAACGACAAAGGCCACGACCATGACTGA
- a CDS encoding C-terminal binding protein, with amino-acid sequence MKKIVVIEPGYLNYSAEESILREWDPKFVVVPANASLEEKLRQVSDADAVMVREATVSRPMIEAMLQCRIIVRYGVGVDNIDSLAAREKGIYVANVPDYGSEDVAEHALALLLAATRRIATRNRDVRDGQWGIGQREPMLRLAGKTLGVVGFGRISRCFVQKASGIGFKRILVVDPLLTDEQALLAGVTRVSLDTLCHEADFISLHAPLTPDTHHLIGEAELAKMKPSAILVNTSRGGLIDEQALINALLQQRIFAAGLDVFESEPLSAKSPLLQMENTLCTDHTAWFTEESVIELQSKAAHEVRRAFEGQQPLNWVNP; translated from the coding sequence ATGAAAAAGATAGTCGTTATTGAACCCGGATATTTAAATTACTCCGCAGAAGAAAGTATTTTACGCGAGTGGGACCCGAAGTTTGTTGTCGTTCCGGCAAATGCCTCTCTGGAAGAGAAGTTGCGCCAGGTAAGTGATGCTGATGCCGTCATGGTCCGCGAAGCAACCGTCAGTCGCCCCATGATTGAAGCAATGCTTCAGTGCCGCATCATCGTGCGCTACGGCGTCGGTGTAGACAATATCGATAGCCTGGCCGCCAGGGAAAAAGGCATTTACGTCGCTAACGTACCGGACTACGGCTCGGAAGATGTTGCTGAGCACGCTCTGGCGCTGCTCCTGGCCGCAACGCGCCGTATCGCCACCCGCAATCGCGACGTTCGCGATGGACAGTGGGGGATTGGTCAACGCGAACCCATGTTACGTCTGGCAGGAAAAACTCTTGGAGTCGTCGGATTTGGCCGTATCTCCCGCTGCTTCGTGCAAAAAGCATCCGGGATCGGCTTTAAGCGTATTCTGGTTGTCGATCCGTTGCTTACCGATGAGCAGGCGTTACTGGCAGGCGTAACCCGGGTCAGTCTCGACACGCTGTGCCATGAAGCGGATTTCATCTCCCTTCACGCCCCATTAACCCCGGACACCCATCACCTTATTGGTGAGGCCGAACTGGCGAAAATGAAGCCCAGCGCCATTCTGGTCAATACCTCGCGCGGCGGGCTTATCGATGAACAGGCGCTGATCAACGCCTTGCTGCAACAACGTATTTTCGCCGCCGGACTCGATGTTTTTGAATCCGAACCCCTCAGTGCAAAAAGCCCATTACTGCAAATGGAGAACACCTTATGCACGGACCACACCGCCTGGTTTACCGAAGAGTCGGTGATCGAACTGCAAAGTAAAGCCGCACATGAAGTACGTCGGGCATTTGAAGGCCAACAACCGCTTAACTGGGTTAACCCATAG